One Psychrobacillus glaciei genomic region harbors:
- a CDS encoding acetoin utilization protein AcuC, translating to MAKSSGNESMKKDAVFIFSEEQLGYKFSDTHPFNQKRLTLTVDLLRELNALSSLDIVAPRTATDEELSLAHDPHYIEIVKKASLETTETSIYESYGIGTEDTPIFPHMHDASASLVGGTLTAVDYVMEGKSSHALNLGGGLHHGFKGRASGFCVYNDSSVAIKYMQQKYNARVLYIDTDAHHGDGVQWSFYDDPNVCTISLHETGRYLFPGTGNITERGSGEGYGTSFNFPMDAFTEDDSFLEIYRTAFKEIIDSFKPDVILSQNGVDAHYFDPLTHLYGTMKIYQEIPKLAHELAHEYCDGKWIAVGGGGYDIWRVVPRAWSLLWMEMNNIKAPEGELPKNWLNRWTKEAPIPFIPTWMDPNPLYEPIPRKAEITEKNKQMLDKALLLLRQQQSYKNHQQH from the coding sequence ATGGCCAAATCATCCGGGAATGAATCTATGAAAAAGGATGCAGTCTTTATCTTTTCAGAAGAACAATTAGGTTATAAGTTTTCAGACACACATCCATTTAACCAAAAGCGATTAACTTTGACGGTCGACTTATTAAGAGAATTGAACGCTTTATCATCATTGGATATAGTAGCACCTAGAACTGCAACGGACGAAGAATTGAGCTTAGCACATGATCCTCACTATATTGAAATTGTAAAGAAAGCCAGCTTAGAAACAACCGAAACAAGTATATATGAAAGTTATGGTATTGGTACAGAAGATACACCCATTTTCCCACATATGCATGATGCGAGCGCTAGTCTTGTAGGAGGAACTCTAACTGCAGTGGACTATGTGATGGAAGGAAAATCATCTCATGCACTTAATCTAGGTGGTGGTCTTCATCATGGTTTTAAAGGACGTGCCTCAGGTTTCTGTGTTTACAACGATAGTTCAGTAGCGATTAAATATATGCAGCAAAAATACAATGCACGCGTTCTATACATAGACACAGATGCTCATCACGGAGATGGTGTGCAATGGAGCTTTTACGATGATCCCAACGTATGTACAATTTCTCTTCATGAGACTGGAAGATATTTATTCCCTGGTACAGGTAATATTACAGAAAGAGGCTCTGGAGAAGGTTATGGTACTTCCTTTAACTTTCCAATGGATGCTTTTACGGAAGATGATTCATTCTTAGAGATTTATCGTACAGCATTTAAAGAGATCATAGATTCTTTTAAACCGGATGTCATTCTAAGTCAGAATGGTGTAGATGCCCACTACTTTGATCCATTAACGCATTTGTATGGCACGATGAAAATTTATCAAGAAATCCCTAAATTGGCCCATGAACTTGCGCATGAATATTGTGATGGAAAATGGATTGCTGTCGGAGGTGGTGGATATGATATATGGAGAGTAGTCCCTCGTGCCTGGTCCTTACTATGGATGGAAATGAATAACATAAAGGCTCCAGAAGGGGAACTGCCGAAAAATTGGCTAAATCGTTGGACTAAAGAGGCTCCTATTCCCTTCATTCCAACTTGGATGGATCCAAATCCTCTATATGAACCAATTCCCCGAAAAGCAGAAATTACGGAGAAAAATAAACAAATGCTTGATAAAGCGTTACTCTTGCTTCGTCAGCAGCAATCATACAAAAACCACCAGCAACATTAG
- a CDS encoding cell division protein FtsA, whose product MSTKLFALDIGTRSVVGIILEERDQSFHVVDILVKEHKERAMVDGQIHNVLKVAEAIISIKTQLEVKHGPLEKVSVAAAGRALKTEQAMVELDIKNRPIFSEEDVSRLELSAVQKAQTNLVQKDFEKHSSHYYCVGYSVLYYRLDGEEIGSLVDQQGTVASIEVIATFLPRVVVESLLSALKRAGLEMEALTLEPIAAINVLIPPSMRRLNVALVDIGAGTSDIAITDHGTVVAYGMVPNAGDEITEALSDHYLLDFPLAEEAKRAINQNDFIRIQDILGFDQNIPKEEVIDVIRPATLELATSISNEILRLNNNKPTKAVMLVGGGSLTPSLTTILAEKLELPSNRVAVRGIDAIQNLTKEDHIPVTPELVTPIGIAIAAKRAPIQYMSVEVNNQIVRLFELKEMTVGDALLAANISARKLYGKPGAALAVQVNGRDIYIPGEHGKPALIHLNGHEANTKKTIKSNDKIELFEGQDGKDGEATVRDLLDDASVKTVTCQGVIHIVEPIISINNQKASLDTVLKERDKLTVETPQTVEQVLVAIRKESYLSQLKPFSITINDKNYFIPEFTTSLWLNNNPVKLQYPVQDNDILEIKIVSSPKLLQIANQLDRKLVDQIKVIFQNEEIELFKSCAIVSNGATPITSEDIVPNGSILQWQDVNTSSWIFQDVFRFSNWTLPDAKGSFQIRKNGQASGFDEEIFGGDQLEIVFN is encoded by the coding sequence TTGTCAACCAAGTTATTTGCACTGGATATAGGTACAAGATCTGTAGTTGGAATCATCTTAGAAGAACGCGACCAATCATTTCACGTTGTGGATATACTAGTTAAGGAACACAAAGAACGAGCAATGGTTGATGGGCAAATACATAATGTTCTTAAAGTAGCGGAAGCAATTATTTCTATTAAAACACAATTAGAAGTAAAACACGGACCACTTGAAAAAGTAAGCGTTGCCGCTGCTGGACGTGCGTTAAAAACAGAACAAGCCATGGTAGAACTGGATATTAAAAACAGACCTATATTTTCAGAGGAAGACGTTAGTCGCTTGGAACTATCGGCGGTCCAAAAAGCTCAAACTAATTTAGTCCAAAAAGATTTCGAAAAACACTCTAGTCATTATTATTGTGTTGGATATAGTGTATTATACTATCGACTTGATGGGGAAGAAATAGGAAGCTTAGTTGACCAACAAGGGACAGTGGCTTCTATCGAGGTAATCGCTACTTTCTTGCCTAGAGTTGTCGTCGAATCATTATTATCTGCTTTAAAGAGAGCAGGTTTAGAGATGGAAGCTTTAACTTTAGAACCAATTGCTGCTATTAATGTATTAATACCGCCATCTATGCGGCGACTAAATGTTGCTCTTGTTGATATCGGTGCAGGAACGTCTGATATCGCTATCACAGATCACGGTACGGTTGTTGCCTACGGGATGGTTCCAAATGCCGGTGACGAGATAACAGAAGCATTAAGCGACCATTATTTATTAGACTTCCCGCTTGCAGAAGAAGCGAAGCGAGCTATTAATCAAAATGACTTTATACGTATTCAAGATATTTTAGGTTTTGATCAAAATATACCGAAAGAAGAAGTCATAGATGTTATTCGACCAGCGACTCTTGAATTAGCTACCTCTATTTCAAATGAGATACTTCGATTGAATAATAACAAACCAACCAAAGCAGTTATGCTTGTTGGAGGAGGCAGTTTAACTCCATCACTTACTACTATTCTTGCAGAAAAATTAGAGCTTCCTTCTAACCGTGTAGCTGTTCGTGGAATTGATGCTATTCAAAATTTAACGAAAGAAGACCATATTCCAGTTACACCTGAATTAGTTACACCTATTGGGATTGCAATCGCTGCAAAACGAGCACCAATTCAATATATGTCAGTAGAAGTAAACAATCAAATCGTTCGACTATTTGAATTAAAAGAAATGACTGTCGGAGATGCACTACTTGCAGCGAATATATCGGCACGAAAACTATATGGAAAGCCAGGTGCGGCACTTGCTGTTCAAGTAAATGGAAGAGACATTTATATCCCTGGCGAACACGGGAAACCAGCTCTTATTCACTTGAATGGACATGAAGCTAATACTAAAAAAACAATTAAAAGTAACGATAAGATTGAGCTATTTGAAGGTCAAGACGGGAAGGATGGGGAGGCAACGGTTCGAGATTTACTTGATGATGCTTCTGTTAAAACCGTTACATGTCAAGGAGTTATACATATAGTAGAACCAATTATTTCTATTAACAACCAAAAAGCATCTCTTGATACCGTGCTAAAAGAGAGAGATAAACTAACAGTAGAAACACCACAAACAGTGGAACAAGTATTAGTAGCAATCCGGAAAGAAAGTTATCTTTCTCAACTAAAACCATTTTCGATTACAATCAATGATAAGAACTACTTTATACCAGAGTTCACTACGTCGTTATGGTTAAATAACAATCCTGTGAAACTACAATATCCTGTTCAAGATAATGATATTTTAGAAATAAAAATAGTAAGCTCACCAAAGCTATTACAAATTGCTAATCAATTAGATAGAAAACTAGTCGATCAAATTAAAGTTATTTTTCAGAATGAAGAAATTGAACTATTTAAATCATGTGCAATTGTTTCCAATGGAGCAACACCTATTACTTCAGAGGATATCGTTCCAAATGGTTCAATTCTTCAATGGCAAGATGTCAATACTTCTTCTTGGATCTTTCAAGATGTCTTTCGCTTTTCTAATTGGACTTTACCGGATGCTAAGGGTTCCTTTCAAATTAGGAAGAATGGACAAGCATCTGGTTTTGATGAAGAAATCTTCGGTGGAGATCAACTAGAGATCGTTTTTAATTAA
- a CDS encoding bifunctional 3-deoxy-7-phosphoheptulonate synthase/chorismate mutase, translated as MSQVDLEGLRTRVDEINVEILQLINERAGVVQEIGRVKEKQGVNRYDPLRERNMLDHLKENNNGPLPQSTVEHIFKEIFKTALELQVDDQKKALLVSRKKKSADTIVEINGEKIGTGTPSFVFGPCAVESYTQVAEVAAAIQAKGLKLIRGGAYKPRTSPYDFQGLGLEGLKILKQISQEYGLAVVSEIVTPSHLEEALDYIDVVQVGARNMQNFELLKAVGSINKPVLLKRGIAATLDEFIHAAEYIMSQGNDQIILCERGIRTYERATRNTLDISAVPILKQETHLPVFVDVTHSTGRRDILLPAAKAAIAIGADGVMAEVHPDPAVALSDAAQQMNLKQFDEFYDSLQRFMKTHEVHA; from the coding sequence ATGAGTCAAGTAGACTTAGAAGGATTACGCACACGTGTAGATGAAATCAACGTAGAAATTTTACAGTTGATTAATGAAAGAGCTGGAGTCGTTCAAGAAATTGGAAGAGTAAAAGAAAAACAAGGTGTAAATAGATATGACCCTCTTCGCGAAAGAAATATGCTAGATCATTTAAAAGAAAACAATAATGGCCCGCTACCACAGTCCACAGTGGAGCACATTTTTAAAGAAATTTTCAAAACTGCTTTAGAACTGCAAGTGGATGATCAGAAAAAAGCACTTCTTGTTTCACGTAAAAAGAAGTCAGCAGATACGATTGTAGAGATTAATGGTGAAAAAATTGGAACAGGTACACCTTCCTTTGTATTTGGTCCATGTGCCGTTGAATCTTATACGCAAGTTGCAGAGGTTGCCGCAGCAATTCAAGCAAAAGGATTAAAACTTATTAGAGGTGGGGCTTACAAGCCACGTACTTCTCCATATGATTTCCAAGGACTTGGATTAGAAGGCTTAAAAATATTAAAACAAATTTCACAAGAGTATGGATTAGCGGTAGTGTCTGAAATCGTTACACCTAGCCATTTAGAGGAAGCACTTGATTATATAGATGTTGTGCAAGTTGGTGCTCGTAATATGCAAAACTTTGAGTTATTAAAAGCAGTAGGTTCGATTAATAAACCAGTACTTCTAAAACGTGGAATTGCCGCTACTTTAGATGAATTTATACACGCTGCTGAATACATTATGTCACAAGGTAATGATCAAATTATTTTATGTGAACGAGGTATTCGTACGTATGAAAGAGCTACGAGAAATACATTGGATATTTCTGCAGTACCAATATTGAAACAAGAGACACATTTACCTGTATTTGTTGACGTAACGCATTCTACTGGACGCAGAGATATTTTATTGCCTGCCGCGAAAGCTGCAATTGCTATTGGAGCAGATGGGGTAATGGCAGAAGTTCATCCTGACCCTGCAGTGGCATTATCCGATGCAGCTCAACAAATGAACTTAAAGCAATTCGATGAATTTTACGATTCGTTACAAAGATTTATGAAAACTCATGAAGTACATGCATAA
- the ccpA gene encoding catabolite control protein A, with protein MTITIYDVAREANVSMATVSRVVNGNQNVKPATRQKVLAVIERLDYRPNAVARGLASKKTKTVGVIIPDISNVFYAELVRGIEDIATMYRYNIILTNSDQQEDKEVQLLSTLFSKQVDGVVMMSDQVTKDMFKEMERSQVPIVLAGTIEATNSFPSVNIEYHEAAVDAANRLLQNGHKRVAFVSGSISSAINQLFKLSGYKEALEKANIEIDSDLIVGIDNTYDDGLLAWKKLRELENPPTAFFAGNDEIAIGLIHGAQDNGFRVPEDIEVISFENSKLARMVRPQLTSVVLPLYDIGAVSMRLLTKFMNKEKIDEQTVILPYRIEERDSVK; from the coding sequence TTGACTATTACAATATATGATGTAGCAAGGGAAGCAAATGTATCGATGGCAACCGTTTCTCGTGTAGTAAATGGAAACCAAAATGTAAAACCTGCCACTCGTCAAAAAGTGTTAGCAGTAATCGAGCGACTAGATTATAGACCGAATGCAGTCGCAAGAGGATTAGCAAGTAAAAAGACAAAAACAGTTGGAGTAATTATACCAGATATTTCAAATGTGTTTTATGCGGAGCTTGTGCGAGGAATAGAAGATATTGCAACGATGTATAGATACAATATTATTTTAACGAACTCCGATCAACAAGAAGACAAAGAAGTTCAACTACTTTCAACCTTATTTAGTAAGCAAGTAGATGGAGTTGTCATGATGAGTGATCAAGTAACAAAAGATATGTTTAAAGAGATGGAAAGGTCACAAGTTCCAATCGTGTTAGCAGGTACAATTGAGGCTACTAACTCGTTTCCTTCTGTAAATATCGAATATCATGAAGCAGCAGTTGATGCAGCTAATCGTTTACTTCAAAATGGACATAAACGTGTTGCTTTTGTTTCTGGTTCAATATCATCGGCTATTAATCAATTGTTCAAGTTATCTGGTTATAAGGAGGCGCTAGAAAAGGCAAATATAGAAATTGACTCAGATTTAATTGTAGGCATTGATAATACGTATGATGATGGACTTCTAGCTTGGAAAAAGCTTCGTGAGCTTGAAAATCCTCCAACAGCATTTTTTGCAGGAAATGACGAAATTGCCATAGGTTTAATTCACGGTGCTCAAGATAATGGTTTTAGAGTTCCTGAGGATATCGAGGTCATTAGTTTTGAAAACTCCAAACTTGCTCGAATGGTAAGGCCTCAATTAACTAGCGTAGTATTACCTTTATATGATATCGGAGCAGTTTCAATGAGGTTATTGACAAAGTTTATGAACAAAGAAAAAATTGACGAACAAACAGTTATTCTTCCTTACCGAATAGAGGAAAGAGATTCTGTGAAGTAA